A part of Candidatus Thermoplasmatota archaeon genomic DNA contains:
- a CDS encoding collagen-like protein, whose product MSEPHSISSEQVPEPIPAPRTDVSKPGLVIAVIALALALIGMVAFPGPAGTVGAPGQEGEQGPQGPQGSVGLQGPDGTNGVDGADGIACWDLNGNGTGDIPAEDINGDLAVDVLDCTGLQGPQGNTGAQGPQGDPGPQGPQGIQGPPGIGVGRAVFSRTNLDTAGSVGWHTSITIGVDGLGLVSYYDWMNEDLKVAHCSDVACTAATLTALDVAGVVGLFTSITIGVDGLGLISYHDNSNGNLKVAHLSNVFGLPYVRYR is encoded by the coding sequence ATGAGTGAACCACATAGTATTAGCAGTGAGCAAGTTCCTGAGCCGATTCCAGCCCCAAGGACCGACGTTTCGAAACCGGGTCTCGTGATCGCGGTCATCGCGCTCGCCTTGGCCCTGATCGGGATGGTGGCATTTCCGGGACCCGCGGGAACCGTTGGAGCACCAGGACAGGAGGGTGAACAGGGACCGCAGGGTCCACAGGGAAGTGTTGGCCTGCAGGGACCAGATGGCACGAACGGAGTTGATGGCGCGGATGGTATCGCCTGCTGGGACCTCAACGGGAACGGAACGGGAGATATCCCGGCAGAGGACATCAACGGCGACTTGGCCGTGGATGTGCTGGACTGCACGGGACTGCAGGGGCCTCAAGGCAACACGGGTGCCCAGGGTCCTCAGGGTGATCCTGGCCCGCAAGGACCGCAGGGTATTCAGGGCCCGCCCGGGATCGGGGTGGGACGTGCCGTATTCTCCCGCACAAACCTCGACACCGCGGGTAGCGTGGGCTGGCACACGTCCATAACGATCGGCGTCGACGGCCTCGGCCTGGTCAGCTACTACGACTGGATGAACGAGGACCTCAAGGTCGCCCACTGCTCGGACGTCGCCTGCACGGCCGCCACCCTCACCGCGCTCGACGTCGCGGGCGTTGTGGGCCTGTTCACGTCCATCACGATCGGCGTTGACGGCCTCGGCCTGATCAGCTACCACGACAACTCTAACGGCAATCTCAAGGTCGCCCATCTGTCCAACGTGTTCGGCCTCCCTTACGTCCGGTACCGATAG